gtttaatcGGATATCGGAAaagatttttggacacgaatgaaaaaattaatttcataactcgtctgaaaaccgcgagacgaatttttgagcctaattaagccgtcattagcatatatgggttactatagcacttataactaatcatgaactaattagactcaaaaattcgtctcgtgatttccatgtaaactgtgcaattagttttaatttttatctataatatattatatactacaaGAAACAAGCTAGACGTCTTGTCATGGTTAATTAGCTAGGTAGGTAGTTCCAGAAAAGGTTTCTTGCCAAAGTGCAGCCTTCTCATAAAAACATCTCCCCAGAAAACAAAATGAGACATTTGAGCTACCGGAAGGACATTTTGACTTATCTACATTTTGTATTGGTTAAATCAAGACCTGAAATGCCATTGTCCATGTCACTACTTCAATTGATAACATGCACGTATGGCAATATGATGTTTTTCATGCTCAATGCATGATTGATCATCCTAAAGGTCCTAAAGGTAAATAGGTGATTAAGGATGGATTATTTGCAGTTTAATCTGCGATGACGGAGTACACGTACGACGTTGAGTTTTAGGTTTGCTGAGTACGATCCAAATCGAATCTTTGTACTGCATCAGCTGCTTGCTTTGCCTAATTGATTCTTAATTCCGACACTCCATCTAACAATCCTGTACTGCTAGTTAATTTCATAATGTACTTCCTATATCGACCGGCCTTATATATCTTGCTCGTCCTTTCCGTAGTAAGGATATTTACTACTAGTCACTTATAAGCAAGCGATTATAGTCGATGCCATTAAGGCGTTAACTGCTACCACGATAACAGATAGGTTCGATGATGCGTCCATCTTAAGGTTGGAGCTGCTGTGTCAATTAGACGGCAAGTTCAACAATGATGACACGTATATATCCTCTGGGAAGTCTGTTTTTTAAGTACGCCACACCCCTACATATCCTCGCCagttaaaaaaaagagcaaaataacattaattatatcctttagtaaaaaaatagaaaaaatagcgtaaataatactttatatttaagTTTAGGTTTCCGTTGTTACGCACGAGCATCCAACTAGCTAGTATACTAAGCAACTGAGTATCATCATGAGTAATATTCTAATCTTCTTCATGTGTGTTGGGCCTGGTCTCTCTACGGCTACGTATACGGCATGCAGAATTGTTGGGGTTAATTAGCGCGCTCCTACATGTACGTGTTATTCTAGCTGATAGCAGAGCTACTAGTAACTAGGAAGAAATAAAGCAGACGAAAGATAGGTGAACTCACCGTGCTAGCTTTTCTAATGTTTCCCCCCTGTCATTCGTTTAGCTTAAATCAAGTTGCTCTTACACTAGCTAGCTGATCGAGCCGTGtaaactatatatttatcttGGATTTTGGTTGGTGATATGCTATAGCTCCTGCCTCGTTCTCCATAAAAGAATTAAACTGGCCAATGATCAAATATGGTGTGTGCACTTGTGCGTGATGGTTATTGATCAACTATATAGGCCATCCAGACAGAATCTCAGCAAATCAGTGACTGAcatttcatctgcatatgcttcTATTGCAGTTGCTAGTTAATTAGCTACTAGACTTTTCGTAAGATCAGAGGAACATGCATGTACGTAGTGCAATATACTAAGCTGATCTTTTTCTCATGCATGTTTGCGTGTGTCAAGTTTAATTTatagtatgtatatatatatatatatatatatgaaaaacaaCAACATTAGCTTTAGGAAACTTCTCCATCCTCTGCTCATCAGGTCCCTTGGACTAAAAGCAAGATCATGGAGATCGATCAGTACGCATGCACTTGTCAAAGGCCTCAAATTAACCAATAAAAAATAACCTCTCTAAAGTGGGAGGTTAATTAGGGTTGTGTGAACTGCACTAAAACTAAGTACCACAGTAGTACTATACTTTGACCCAAAACAACACCTACAAAATCTTACAACAGCATTACataacaaacaaaaataatgaTATATGAGCAGATACATCTGGTACATGGATGTTATTATAACAAAATGGAGAAGCGACATCTGGTACATGGATGTTGTTATAACAAAATGGAGAAGCAAACCTAACCGGAATGGACGTATGCAGGTCAAATTCGTCAGCTAAACGGCTTGGACTCCTGCCTAAGCTAGCACCCATGCTCCGGCAGGTAGAAATGCATCATGTCGGAAGTAAAACTAATTGCATTATATTGCAATATACTGTACTATTTTAAGTTATCTGAGTTGTTAGTAAAAGCTAAAGAATTTTTGCTGACTGCATATGATAGTAGTAACTTGGAAGGTGAGTAATCTATAGTGTATTAACCAACGACCAGCATGATCTTCTTTGACTAGTATATACTAAACGACTGAATTGTCGATCCTCGTAGACATATTTTGCCCATGAACGTCCATGTAGCTACTTTCGAGTTTCAATGGCGCTTTCCAAGGCCATGTACTTTGATTACCATGATCGATCATTTGATAATGAGCAGCTTGCTAACTGCATGTGTTAGCCTAGCTCCCttaggaaaaaggggaaaaaaaaagaaaggaacaaCTACAaaagacacacatatatacatagtaCAAAAAACCAGACCGGACCGACGGTTGAACCGGAACCAGAGGTCTGGATGGCTCGGTTTGCTGTAAAGACCGCCCCTGCATTTGAACCGGAATAAACCGCTTGAACCGGATGGTTTTCATGTGAACCGGTGAACCAGAGAGAACCGAGCCGGCCGGTTTGTCATGCCAAGAGAGGATGGGCCAGTCAATGCCTTGTGCGCGCAAAGATCTCAAGGCCCACGGTGAATGTGTACTATTGAAAATAGCAAGAAAAATGTGGGGAATGGGGTTCGAACCCTGGTTGGCTGGCTGTTTTCAACGGAGGATATGCAACAATATAACACTTCCGGTTCAACATTCGAACCGTGTGAACCGGCGGTTGAACCGCTGGACCGGTGACCCAGGGACTTGAGCGGTTCGATCACCGATTCGGTTTTTTCAACTatgcatatatactccctctatcctaaaatgtttgacgccgttgacttttttaaacatgtttaaccgttcgtcttattaaaaaacttttgtgaaatgtgtaaaactatatgtatacataaaagtatatttaacaataaattaaatgataaaaaaagaattaataattacttaaattttttgaataagacgaacggtcaaacatttttaaaaaagtcaacggtcaaatatttagagaacGAGGGAGTACTATgcattatgcatatatatgtaggCATGCATGATGATGCTTTAGCTTTACTTAAGCGTGTATAACTGTTGGACGCGGTCCAAGTGTTCTCACGTACCAAATCCTAGCTAAAAGTACGTGTacattcttttctcttttttttctgaaactgcaaaaaagaaaagagaagaagaaaagaaaagaatggtGCACTAGTATACGTGGCTACTCCACAATGCCTAACAATATAAGGAAAAGGCACAGCAAAAGGACCGACACGGCAAGAAAGATGGTATAGACAGTGCAGCTAGCTGAAGGTGCAGGCTTTGCATAGTGTGAAGCGTCTGATTCTCTGACGGCCAGCAGCATATTCAGCATGGACGGTTTGATTGATGATCAACTCAAAGTCCAACAGAGTAGGTGAACATTAAGACACAGAGATGACCATGACGCAATCTAATCATGAAGACACCATGTATTTTAATTCATACTCTAATTAGCTACATACTCTTGTGCCTCTGTGAAGCTCTAACTCAGCTATAAATACATGCACCACCACAGCTCTGCTATCTCCAGGCACTGGTGCACTCACCAAATCAACAAGCTAGCTAACTAAGCTTACCACACTCACATACTCCTATATATTTTGGCACGCATTGATTACCTGCTAGCTCCTTGAGCAATATCAATATGGCTCAGCCGACTTGGTCAGCAAGGCGCGTCACTGCCGCCCTGGtcgtgatggtggtggtggtgctcgcGGTCGCCGGCGGGTCGTGGGCGCAGCTGTCGCCGAGCTTCTACTCGTACTCGTGCCCGGGAGTGTTCAACGCGGTGAAGCGGGGGATGCAGTCGGCCATCGCCAGGGAGAAGCGCATCGGCGCCTCCATCGTCCGCCTcttcttccacgactgcttcgtccaAGTAACCATCCTCTACCTAGTACAAGTATACGCACGCACACATTGATCATGCTATATAATTAATCTGTGCATGTATGAATGCCAGGGTTGCGACGCATCGCTGCTGCTGGACGACACGGCGAGCTTCACCGGCGAGAAGACGGCGAACCCCAACAACGGCTCCGTCAGAGGGTTTGAGGTGATCGACGCCATCAAGTCGGCGGTGGAGACCATCTGCCCCGGcgtcgtctcctgcgccgacatcctCGCCATCGCTGCCAGGGACAGCGTCGCCATCGTACGTACTCCacttcgatcgatcgatctctatatactgaaactgaaactgaaaatGGTACATATATGCAGCTGGGTGGGCCGAGCTGGGACGTGAAGGTTGGTCGGAGAGACTCGCGCACGGCGAGCCTCAGCGGCGCAAACAACAACatcccgccgccgacgtcgggACTCGCCAACCTCACCTCCCTCTTCGCCGCGCAGGCCCTCTCCCAGAAGGACATGGTCGCCCTCTCCGGTAACCACTGCTAGCTGTTACTAGTA
This genomic window from Oryza sativa Japonica Group chromosome 12, ASM3414082v1 contains:
- the LOC4351300 gene encoding peroxidase 4, whose product is MAQPTWSARRVTAALVVMVVVVLAVAGGSWAQLSPSFYSYSCPGVFNAVKRGMQSAIAREKRIGASIVRLFFHDCFVQGCDASLLLDDTASFTGEKTANPNNGSVRGFEVIDAIKSAVETICPGVVSCADILAIAARDSVAILGGPSWDVKVGRRDSRTASLSGANNNIPPPTSGLANLTSLFAAQALSQKDMVALSGSHTIGQARCTNFRAHIYNETNIDSGFAMRRQSGCPRNSGSGDNNLAPLDLQTPTVFENNYYKNLVVKKGLLHSDQELFNGGATDALVQSYISSQSTFFADFVTGMIKMGDITPLTGSNGEIRKNCRRIN